The Streptomyces tendae genome has a window encoding:
- a CDS encoding MarR family winged helix-turn-helix transcriptional regulator, with product MATPRTAPRRPDALTLEVVELIGAVVARYHEEYEEAAAGHALTGAQARLLSLLSLEPLPMRRLAQRLKCEPSNVTGIVDRLEARGLVERRPDPADRRVKLAAATAEGRRVVRGLQESLRFAREPLAGLPDQERVALRDALRHMLALEND from the coding sequence ATGGCCACACCCCGCACCGCGCCCCGCCGCCCCGACGCTCTCACCCTGGAGGTCGTCGAGCTGATCGGCGCGGTCGTGGCGCGCTACCACGAGGAGTACGAGGAGGCGGCCGCCGGACACGCGCTGACCGGCGCGCAGGCGCGGCTGCTGAGCCTGCTCAGCCTGGAGCCGCTGCCGATGCGGAGGCTCGCGCAGCGGCTGAAGTGCGAGCCGTCGAACGTCACCGGCATCGTGGACCGGCTGGAGGCACGCGGACTGGTGGAGCGGCGGCCGGACCCGGCTGACCGGCGCGTGAAGCTGGCGGCGGCGACGGCCGAAGGGCGGCGGGTGGTGCGGGGCCTCCAGGAGTCCCTGCGGTTCGCCCGCGAGCCGCTCGCGGGCCTGCCGGACCAGGAGCGGGTCGCCCTGCGCGACGCCCTGCGGCACATGCTGGCCCTGGAGAACGACTAG